The following coding sequences lie in one Pan paniscus chromosome X, NHGRI_mPanPan1-v2.0_pri, whole genome shotgun sequence genomic window:
- the LOC100989472 gene encoding sperm protein associated with the nucleus on the X chromosome N3 yields the protein MEQPTSSTNGEKTKSPCKSNSENDEMQEVPNRVLAPEQSLKKTKTSEYPIIFVYYRRKGKKINSNQLENDQSQENSINPIQKEEDEGLGLSEGSSNEDEDLGPSEGPSKEDKDLDSSEGSSQENEDLGLSEGSSQDSGED from the exons ATGGAACAGCCAACTTCCAGCACCAATGGGGAGAAGACGAAGAGCCCCTGTAAATCCAACAGCGAAAATGATGAG ATGCAAGAGGTACCAAACAGAGTCTTAGCCCCCGAACAGAgtttgaaaaagacaaaaacatcagAATATCCAATAATATTTGTGTATTACCGCAGGAagggtaagaaaataaattcaaatcaaCTGGAGAATGACCAGTCCCAAGAGAACTCCATCAATCCAATCCAAAAGGAGGAGGACGAAGGCCTAGGCTTATCTGAAGGATCTTcaaatgaggatgaagacctagGCCCATCTGAAGGACCTTCAAAGGAGGACAAAGATCTAGACTCATCTGAAGGATCCTCACAGGAGAACGAAGACCTAGGCTTATCTGAAGGATCTTCACAGGACAGTGGGGAGGATTAG